GGGGAACGACGCGCTGCTCTCGGTCCCGACGCCCGAGCACTATCTGCCGCTGCTCTATGTCATCGCGACGCAGCGCGACGGCGAACCGGTGAGCTATCCGGTCGACGGCGGCGACGGCGGCTCGATCTCGATGCTCAGCGTGCGCGTCGGCTAGTCCTTGGTACGCCGCCGTACACAAAATACCGCACCCGCCGCGCTAATCTGCAGCCCGTTAAGCTGGCTTGAGCAAGGAGGGGACGATGCGCTCCAGAACCACATGAAATGGCTGGAGCTTCGCGTCCGCTTTCCTTCAACGTCTGCCTCGTTGCGCTGGCGTTCGCCGCGCTGGGCCTGGCGGGATGTCATGCGGACTTCACCGAGCGGCTCGATTTTCGCGCCGACGGGAGCGGGACGATGACGGTGCGCGAAGTGATGGACGAGCAGTTCGCCCAGATCGCGCGCTCGCAGTCGCAAGATCCGTTCGGCATCGAAAAAGCGAAGAGCGAAGGCTGGGACGTCGAGCAGACGCTCGATGACAACGGAAACCACATCCTCACGATGCGCCGCGCGTTCGCCAGCGGCGGCGCGAACGGTGCGTTCCATGCCACGGGGCTCGGGCAGAAAACCGGACTGCGCAACATAGACGTCCTGCAGAGCGGCAACCCGTTCAGTACGACGGTTCGCTTGCACACGACGATCCCGCGCCTGCTGCCGAAGAGCCGCTCCGCAAATCCTTGGACGGCCGCGGGGGAAAGCATGGCCGCATCGATCGTGGGCATCCACCTCGTGATCTCGGCCCCGGGACGGATCGACGACACGAACGGCGAGCGCGCCAGCGACGGCTCGGTGCATTGGAACCTCTCCTTGACGGAGCCGACGACGATCGCGATGACCGTGACGTATCTCAACGTCGCGAACATCGTCATGTCGGCGGTTCTCGTGCTGCTGCTTGCCGCCGCAGCAGCCGTCGCCGTTCGCGCGCAGCGCCGCCGGCCGTCGACCGGCTATTTGGGATCGCCATGACGAACGGGCCGGCAAACGGCACCGAGCGCGCGAGGGGCCGCCTCATCGGCGAAAGCGGAAACTTCACCGGCCGCACCTTTCCGCTCGACAAAGAGCGCATCGTCGCCGGTCGCGATCCGGCGGCCTGCGACGTCGTCTTGCCGCAGCCGTTCATCTCGAAGACCCACGCGGCGTTCGAATCCGACGAGTCGGGACGCACGACGGTGCTCGACCTCGGCTCCAAGTTCGGCACCTTCGTCAACGGCGAGCGCGTTACCGAGCGCGTCCTCTTGGGCGGCGATCGCATCGGACTGGGACCGGACGGGCTGGTCGCGTTCCGCTACGCCGCGGGCCAAACTGCCGGAACGCCGAGCGCGGACACCTCCGCGGCGGATATCACGACGCTCGTCGACCGTGCCGAGGTGGAGGGCACGCGCACGCTGCACGTGGAGCGCAGCCGCGAGCTGAGGATCGGCCGCGCGCCCGACAACGACATCGTCCTCAACGCGGCGAGCGTTTCCCGGCATCACGCGAAGCTCGCGCTCGACGGAAGCTCCGGCGCGACCCTGCTCGACGTCGGAAGCACGAACGGAACCTACGTGAACGGCGAGCTGTTGCGTGAGCCGCGCCGTATCGAGCCCGACGACCTGGTCTTCGTCGGCGGCTTTCTCTTCAAGGTCGACGGCCAGACGATCCGCCAGATCGATCTGAGCGAAAGCCGCATCTGCGCGATCGGCCTGTCGAAGCAGATCAAGGGCGAGCCGGTGATCGACGACATCTCGCTCGCCGTCCTTCCGGGCGAGTTCGTCGGCTTGATGGGCCCGTCGGGGTGCGGCAAGTCGACCCTGATGGATGCGCTCGACGGACTGCAGCCCGCGCCCGTCGGTTCGGTGTTCCTCGGCGACTTGGACCTGTACCGCAACTTCAACTCGGTGCGCCGCTCGATCGGTCACGTGCCGCAGCACGACATCTTGCACGACGACCTCAGCGTCGGGCGCACGCTGCTGTACGCGGCGCGATTGCGGCTTCCCGAGACCGCGACGCCGACGGCCAAGCGCGTCGCCGTCGCCAAGGTGCTGGAGCTCGTCAACTTGCAGCACAAGGTCTCGACGGCGTTCAAAAACCTTTCCGGCGGCGAGCAGAAGCGGCTCAGCATCGCGATCGAGCTGCTTACCGAGCCGAACTTTTTGTTCTTGGACGAGCCGACCTCACCGCTCGACCCCGAGACGACCGAAGACCTGATGGCACGCTTCCGCAAGCTCGCGGACATGGGCCGGACCGTCGTGATGATCACGCACAAGTTCGAGATGTTCAGCTCGATGGACAGCGTGGGCTTTCTGGCCAAAGGCGGGCGCCTGGCGTTCTTCGGCCCGCCGCGCGCGGCCCTCCAGTACTTCGGCTGCACCGAGCCGGCGGACATCTTCCGCCGGATGCACCACGAGCCGCCGGAGAAGCTCGCGAAGCGGTACCAGACCTCGCCGCAGTACCAGACCTACGTGCAGCGGCGCGTCCGCCAGTCCGCGCTGATGCATGCGCCGCAGAACCGCACGGCGGCAGCGGCCGCGCCGGCGAAGTCGTCGCTGTTCGCGCAGCTGAAGATCTGGTGGACGCTCACCCAGCGCTTCGCCGAGATCAAGCTGAAGGACCGCCGCAACACGCTGCTGCTGCTCCTGCAGTCACCGCTCGTCGCCTTCATCCTGGTCAAGATCTCCGGGACGGTCGCCGCGGACGGCAAGACCGTCGCCAAGACGATGTTCATCTCGGCCGTGATCGCCGTCTGGTTCGGCGCCAACAACGCGATCCGCGAGATCGTCGCCGAGCTGCCGATCTACAAGCGGGAACGCCGTTTCAGCCTTCCGATCGGACCCTACGTCCTCTCGAAGTTCGCCGTGCTGAGCACGATCGGCGCGGTCCAGTCGTTCTTGTTCGTCTTCATCGTGACCAAGTTCGGATTGCTCGAGGCTGGCGATTTTTCGATCCTGTGGACGATCTTGTTCGTGACGACGCTCGGAGGGATCAGCATGGGGCTGTTCTTCTCCGCCGTCGTGAACTCGACCGAGAAGGCGGTGAGCATTCTGCCGCTCATCCTCATCCCGCAGCTGCTGCTCAGCGGTTTCTTGACGCCGATCGGCAACGTCTACGTCAACCTCAAGGCCGACAAGCCCGCCTCGGCCGCCGCCTACGACCGGTACGTCGAGCGCGGGAAGCCGCCGGACATGGAACCGATCGAGAAGCGCGACGGGCTCGGCGCGGGCCAACTCCTCACCACCGTGGTGCTGGCGCGCTGGTCGCTCGACGCGCTGCTGAGCGTCGCGAGCCTCGACAACGAGGCGACGCGCGACCGTGTCGCCGAGGGTGTCTCCGTCCCGGCGTACGCCTCCGTGCTGAACGGTGAGAGCGCGTCGGCGATCGAGCGCGCATACAAGCTGGGCACGGTCGAGGACCTGGCGATCATTGCGGCTTTCAGCCTGGCTCTTCTTCCGCTGACGATGTGGTCGCTCAAGCGCCACGACGTCTTGTGAGCGCACGCGGGCAGACGGCATGATCGGCGATCCGCTGCTGGGACGGGTGATCGGTGAGAAGTACCGGATCGACGCGGAGATCGGCGCCGGCGGAATGGCGACGATCTACCGCGCGACCCGGTTGCATATCGGCGACGCGGTCGCGATCAAGGTTCTTCATTCGGAGCTGCTGCGCGACCCGCAGTTCGCCGAGCGCTTCAAGCGCGAGGCCCAAGCCGCCGCGCGCCTCAAGCACCCGAACGTCGTCTCGATCTACGACTTCGGCGTCTCGGACGACGGTGTGATCTACCTCGTGATGGAGCTGGTCGAAGGCCCGAACCTGCGCACGATCATCAAGGACACCGGTCCGATGCCGGTGGCGCTGGCAGCCGAGATCATCCGCCAAGTCTGCGCTGCTCTCAGCGAGGCAGAGCGCCAGCACGTGGTGCACCGCGACATCAAACCGAGCAACATCGCGGTCGAAAGCACGCCGGACGGTCCGCGGGTGAAAGTGCTCGACTTCGGAATCGCGAGCCTGCGCAGTGGCGGCGCGGCGACGTTCTTCACCCAGACCGGCACCGCGCTCGGAACGCCCGCGTACATGTCGCCCGAGCAGTGTTTGGGTGAAGAGCTGGACGGGCGTTCCGACGTCTACAGCGTGGGCGTCGTCCTCTTCGAGATGCTGTGCGGCGTCGCGCCGTTCAACTCGCCGACGCCGACCGCGGTCGTCATGCAGCACGTGCAGCAGGCGCCGCCGCCGCTGCGCATTCTGAACGCGAGCGTCTCGCCGGCAGTCGAAGCAGTCGTGCTGCGCAGCCTGGTGAAAAGGCGCGAGGACCGTTATCAAACCGCGCGCGATTTGGCCGACGCGCTGACCACCGCCGCGACCGGGCCGCGGATCTCGCTCGGCCCCGACACGCTTGCAACGCCCGCATATGCGGTGCGGCGACTCGATGCGACGATGGTGCAGCCGGCGCTCGCCCCCGCCGTGCCCGTCGGAAGGAGCGGCGGGCGCGCATCCGGCGTGCTGATCGGGCTCGCGGTCGCCGCGGTTCTCGGGCTCGTCGGCTTCGGCGCCCAGCGCGCGTTCTTCACGCATCCTGCGACGAAGACTGCGGCGCATACGCCAGCGCGCCATCGGCCGCAACCCGCCCGCGCGGCGATCGCTCGTGCACCCGCGCTTCGGCCGCCGACCGCCGCGCGCTCGTCGGACCGCTATGTCGTGATCGCCTGCGGCGCGATCGTCGACCTGCGGACCGGGCTCCACTGGCTCGTCGGTCCCGACACGGACTTTTCGTGGTACGCGGCGCGCGCGTGGGCAGGTTCGGTCTCCGATTGCGGCACGCGGTGGTCGCTGCCCTCGATTCGACAGCTTGCCGCGCTCTATGATCCTGCGATGTCGGCCGGGATCGGCTACGCCGAGAACGGCGTGCACTATCCGGCGCACATCGATCCGATCTTCAGCGCGATCGGACACGGGTCGTGGATCTGGTCCGGCGAGCCGGGCGCGTACGACAACCGCGCGCGTTCGTTCAACTTCAACCAAGGGCTCGCGATCGAAGACCAGCCGATGCGCGCGGTCGGGATCCGGGTCATGGTCGTGCGCAACCCGCGCGCCGCACCTGCGGCGAATCCCCTGCCGTACCGGCCGCCGGCGTACGCGCGCGCCGGCTCGCCCGCCGAAACCGTGCGGCAGTACTATGCGCGCTTGAACGCGCACGATTTCCCCGGCGCGTACGCGCTGCTCAGCCCGGACTTTCAAGCGCACTTCCCCTTCTACCGCTGGCGCGCCGGTTATGCAACGACGCTCGCGTCGACCGCCGAGGTCCCCGAATCGACCGATCCGGCGCATGTGCCGTTCCGGCTCGTCGCGCGCGATGAGAAGAACGGTGAGATCGTGACGACCGTCTACGACGGCGCGTGGGCGCTCATCCCGGACGGCCGCGGCGGCTGGCTGCTCGACGAGGGCCGTATGGGCCTGGTGAGCGACCATTAGCCCGCGCATCACGCCGCTCGGCGCCCTCGCGGCGGCGATCGGCGTCTCGGCCTGCGCGGCGAGCATCTCCGCCGGAAGCGCGGTTCCTGCAGTGTCGGCCGTCGCACCGGCGCCGCCACCCGTTGCCGCAGAGTCCTTCGCGCCGTCGGTCGTTCCGCGGCCCAAGGAGCTCTCGCCGCGCGAGGGCACCTACGAATGGCCGGCGACGATGAGGGTCGTCGCCGCCGGGCGCGAAGCGAAAGCCGGCGCCGGAGCGCTGGAGCGTTTCGCGCGCGGCGCAGGCATCGCGGTGACGGAGACGGCCGAGCGGGGGCATGCGGACGTCGTCCTCGAGACCGCGCGCTCGTCCGACACGGCACTCGGTTCTGAAGGTTACATTCTCAAGGTGCGCGCGAACGGCATCTCGCTCGCTGCGAACGGCGCAGCGGGATTCAACCACGCCGCGCAAACGCTCGCGCAGCTCACGGCGCGCGCGCCGTCGGGACGGCTCCAAACCCACGCCCTCGAGGTTCGCGACTGGCCGGCGTTCGGCTGGCGTGGTATTCACCTCGACGTCAGCCGGCACTACTTCCCGCTCGAGACGCTCAAGCGATACGTTGATCTCGCGGAGCGCTACAAGCTGAACGTCTTCCACATGCACCTGACCGACGACGAGGGCTGGCGGATCGAGATCAAGCGCCGACCGCTGCTGACCGAGGTCGGCTCGTGCACCCCGGACCGCCGCAGCTGCGCGTACTACACGCAAACGCAAATTCGCGAGCTCGTCGCGTACGCGCGCGAGCGGAACGTCGAGATCGTTCCCGAGATCGACGTTCCCGGCCACTCCGGCGCCGCGACCCGTTCGTATCCCGACCTCGCCTGCGAGGGCGGTGGGGACCCGAGCGTGCTGTGCCCGACGGAGCAAACGTTCGCCTTTCTCGACGACGTCCTGACCGAAGTCGTTCAGCTCTTTCCCGGACCGTACGTCCACGTCGGCGGCGACGAGGTGTCGCGCCGAAGCTGGCGCTCCAGCGCCGAGGTAGCGCGCCTGATGCGGCGCAACAAGTGGGCGAGCTACGACGCGCTGCAGGCGTATTTCACGCAGCGACTCGCAGGATCGCTCGCGCGGCAGCAGCGCCGCGCCGTCGTCTGGGACGACGCCTTGAGCGGAACGGTGCCGCCGAACACCGTGATCATGGCCTGGCGCGGCGAACCGGCGGCTCGGCTCGGCTTGGCGCGTGGGTTCGACGTCGTCGCCGTTCCGGACGGACCGCTGTATTTCGACGGCTACCAAGGCGATCCGGAACAGGAGCCGTCCGCAATGCGGTTTCGCGCCACGCTGGAGCAGGTGTATCGGTACCGGCCGGTTGCGAGGAGCCCCGCCGGCGGACACGGCATCGTCGGCATGCAGGCCAACGTCTGGACCGAGCAGATCGCCACGCCCGATCATCTGTTCTACATGCTGCTGCCGCGCGAGCTCGCCCTGGCAGAGACCGCCTGGGCCGGTTCCGACGCGGCTGAATGGCTCGGCTTTCAGCGCCGTTTGCCCGCGCAATTGCAGTGGCTCTCGGCGAACGGCTACCGTTTTCGCATTCCGGACGTCGCGTTCACGTTCTCCGGCGGCGCCGTGCGGTTCGCGCCGCAGGGCACCAGCGTTCAGTCCGCGCGCGCGTACACCAGCGCGAGCTCGCTTCGGCTCGCACTCGATGCGCCGGTGGCCGGCGAGATCCGGTTCACGACCGACGGAACGCTCCCGACCGCGCGCGCGCAAAAATACGCGGCGCCGGTCGCGCTTCGCCTTGCTCCGGGCGAAGCGGTCGTGGTGCAGGCTGCGGCCTTCGTCGACGGCCGGCGGGGACCGATCGGCCGCTGCACCGTGCGCCGAACCGCGACGCTTCCGCCGCCGAACCAGACGTATTCGTCGTGGACGGCGCTCATCTCCGACCAGCGCCCCGGAATCTACGTTCCGCCCCGTTTTCCCTAGAGGGTACGCTCCATGATTCAGCCGCCTCTTCTCGGACAGGTCATCGACGGCAAGTACCGGATCGATGCGGAGATCGGCGCCGGCGGGATGGCGACGATCTACCGCGCGACCCGCCTGCAGATCGGCGACGCCGTCGCGATCAAGGTGCTCCATACCGAGCTGTTGCGCGAGCCGCAATTCGCCGAGCGCTTCAAGCGCGAAGCGCAGGCCGCGGCCCGGCTCAAGCATCCGAACGTCGTCGCGATCTACGACTTCGGCGTCTCGGCGGAAGGCGTGATCTATCTCGTCATGGAGCTGGTCGAAGGGCCGAACCTGCGCACGATCATCAAGGACACGGGGCCGATGCCCGCCGCGTTGGCCGCGGAGATCGTCCGCCAGGCGTGCGCCGCGTTGAGCGAAGCGCATCGGCAAGGTCTCGTGCACCGCGACGTCAAGCCGGCGAACATCGCGGTGGAGACGACGCCCGACGGACCGCGGGTCAAGGTGCTGGACTTCGGCATCGCGAGCTTGCGCACCGGCGGAACGTTCGCGAGCCTCACGCAGACCGGCGCCGTCATGGGGACGCCGGCGTACATGTCGCCCGAACAGTGCCTGGGCGAAGAGCTCGACGGGCGTTCCGACGTCTACAGCCTCGGCGTCGTGCTGTTCGAGATGCTGTGCGGCGTCGTGCCGTTCAACTCGCCGACGGCGACGGCCGTGGTGATGCAGCACGTGCAGCAGGCGCCGCCGCCGCTGCGCGTCCTGAACGCCAGCATCTCGCCGGCCGTCGAAGCCGTCGTCCTGCGCGCGCTGGCGAAGCGGCCGGAAGAACGCTTTCAAACCGCACGGGAGCTGGCCGACGCGCTCAGCGCGGCGGTGAGCGGGCCGCGGCTTTCGCTCGGCGCGGAGACCGTGGCAGCGCCCAGCTTTTCGGCACTGCGGCTCGATGCCACGACGGTGCAGCCGGCATTGCACGCGCCGACGCCGCCCATGCCGGCGCAACGGGCTCGCCCGCGCAGTTCGATCCCCGCCGGCGTTGTGATCGGCGTGCTCTTGGCCGTGTCGGTCGGTGCGGGATGGTTCGGCGTGCAGCGCTGGGTGACGAAGCCGGGCGCGGTGAGCGCGCGCGCGACGCAGTCGCCGCCGACCGCGACCGCCCAATCCCGCGCCGTGGCGCGCAACCCGCTTGCCGGCGTGCGCGAGAACCCAGTCAACCTGGTGAAGCAGTACTACCGCCTCTGGAACGAACGCCAGTACGCGACGATGTACGCGATGCTCTCCTCCCGGATGCAGCGCAAGAACCCGTACGACCAGTACGTGAAGTATCATTCGCTCGTCATGCGCATCGACGTCGACGCGGCGCCGGGTTCGGCACCCGAGATCGTGGACGTGAGCATCGTCTCGCGCGACCGCGAGCGGAACGGCGCGATCACCGAGAACTACAACGCGGGACAATGGCTCGTGGCGGTCGAGAACGGGCAGCTCAAGCTGGACGATCAGACGGCGCACGGGACGCGGCCTTCGGTCGTGGTCGCCGCAGCACCGATTCCGGTGTACCCGACCGCCGCGCCGGTGTACGCGACGCCGGCAGCGGTCTACGCCACACCAGCCTATGCTGCGGCCCAGCAAGCCGAGGCGCCGGTGGACGCGGTGAGCTTCGTCCGCCAGTACTATCGCCTGTGGAACATGCGCGCGTACGACACGATGTACGGCATGCTTTCGCCGAACATGCAGCGGACGCATCCGTACGCCGACTACGTCAAGTACCACGCGATGGTCGTCCACATCGATGCCGACGTAACTCCGACCGGCTCACCGCTCGCCGTGAACGTACGAATCGTTTCGCAAGACCGCGAAAAAGACGGGTCGATCACTCAGTCCGTCAACGAAGGCCAATGGTTCCTCACGTACGATAGCGGGCTCAAGCTGAACGAGCAAAAGGTGCACGAGGTCAGCAGCACCGCGCACCGCCCGCTGCCCGAAACTGCCTCAGTCATTCCGGCTCGCTCCGGCAGGTTCAACAACTCACTGCCCGCCGGATTCGCGTCGTTCCCGAGCGCGCCGGGGATTTTCGACCGCGGCGTCGGCTGCGTGTCGGGAACGCAGCGCGTCGTGTTCTACAACGACTACACCGTGGCGGTGCACTTCGACGCGGCGCTGCAGCACATCGACTCTGAATCCGAGATAAGCTTTGCGGCGGCGACGAAACTCGGGCGGCTGCACCTCTTGCCGGGCCAATCGGTTACGGTGAGCGGGGACGTTCCGATCTGCAAGAGCCAGCTTCGCACGTGGGCGTACAACGTGCGATTCGGCGAAGACACGTAGCGCAAGGCGCGCGGCCTCATCTCACGGCGGGCTCCTCGACGGTCAGCGTGCCGGCGTCGCCGTCAAAGCTTACGTTCATCCCGAGCGGCAGCGTCCACTGCTCTTCGACGTGACCGGCCGGCAGGCGCGTGATCATCGGTTTCTTCAGCGCGACGAGCCGGTCGCGCAACGTCTCGTCGATCGTCCAGGAGGGCTGATCGTCGTCTGCTCTCGGAACACAATCGCGAAAGCTCCCGAGCGCGATTCCGGCGACCGACCCGAGGTCACCGCTGAGCGTCAATTGCGTCAGCATGCGATCGATGCGATAGGGAGCTTCTCTGACGTCCTCCAGCATGAGGATGTTCCCGGCGCAGGGCACCGCGTAGGGCGTGCCGACGAGCGCCGCCACGATCGAGAGGTTGCCGCCGACCAGCGGCGCGCGCGCCTTGCCGCGCGAGAGCGTTCCGATCGCCGGGACGCGCAACGCTCCCAGCGCGTCCTTCGACATCAGGGCGTTGCGGATCCCGGCGACCGTGCGGTCCGGAACGGCGTGGCCGGCGACCGGACCGTGAAACGTGATCAGCCCCGTTCGCAACGTGATCGCGTTGAGCAGCGCCGTCAAGTCCGAGAAGCCGAGGACGATCTTCGGATCGCGCTTCAGCGCTCCGTAGTCGATGCGGTCGAGAATCCGCATGGTGCCGTAGCCGCCGCGGAGCGAGAAGATGGCGCGAACGGTGGGATCGCGGGCGAACCGGTTAAAGTCGTCGGCGCGGGTGGCGTCGCTGCCGGCGAGGTAGCCGTCGTGGTCGTGAAGATGGTCGCCGAGAACGAGCCGGACGCCGAGCGCCGCCGCTTGCCGCTTCGCAACATCGAGATCCGCGGCGTGACGAAGCGGTCCGGCAAGCGCGACGAGACCGACCTTGTCACCCTTCATCAGGCGCGGCGGCTTGACGGCGGTGCCGGGCAGCTTCGCAGGCGCCGGAGCCGGTGCGGCGCCCGTCGCGCCGAACGTCGCGCCGGCGCAGCCCGCGAGAGGAGCCGTGAACGCGCGCCGCTTCATGCGTGAAAAATTCCGCGCGGCGATGAATCGACCTGCCGCCCGGAAGGGCCAGGTAACGGAGCAAGGCTTCCCCGGTCGCGAACAGAAGCCGTCAGCGCAGCAATGGAAAACGATCCTCTTCTCGGGCGGGTGATCGACGGCAAGTACCGGATCGATGCGGAGATCGGCGCGGGCGGGATGGCGACCATTTACCGCGCGGCTCGGCTGCACATCGAGGACGTCGTGGCGATCAAAGTGCTGCATTCCGAGCTGCTGCGCGAGCCGCATTTCGCCGACCGGTTTCGGCGCGAAGCACAGGCCGCCGCCCGCCTCAAGCATCCGAACGTGGTCGCGATTCACGACTTCGGCGTCACCGGCGACGGCGTGATCTATCTCGTGATGGAGCTCGTCGAAGGACGGAACCTGCGCGCCGTCATTCGCGAGCGGGGACCGCTTCCGGCCGCTTTTGCAGCGGAGATCGTTCGCCAAGTCTGCGCGGCGCTCACCGAAGCGCATCGCCGCGGGATCGTGCACCGCGATCTCAAGCCGGCGAACATCGCAGTCGAGGACTCGCTCGACGGGCCGCGGGTGAAGGTGCTCGATTTCGGCATCGCGAGCTTGGCCACCGGTCAAACGATCGCGAACTTGACGCAGACAGGGACGCTGCTGGGAACGCCGGCATACATGTCGCCCGAGCAGTGCATGGGCGAAGAGCTGGATGCGCGCTCCGACGTCTACAGCGGAGGCGTGGTGCTCTTCGAGATGCTCTGCGGGGTGGTGCCGTTCAACTCGCCAACGCCGACCGCGGTGGTGATGCAGCACGTGCAGCAGGCGCCCCCGGCGCTGCGCGTGCTCAACGCCAGCGTCCCGCCGGCGGTCGAGGACGTCGTGCTGCGCGCGCTGGCGAAGCGGCGCGAGGACCGTTTTCAAACCGCGCACGACTTGGCGGACGCGCTCACCGCGGCCACGCGCGGGTCGCCGCTTTCGCCGAGCGCCGAGTCCTTGGCCGCGCCGCGGCTCGCACCGCAACTCGGCCCGACAATGATGCAGCCGGCATGGCGTGCAGCTTCTGCATCGCAGGAGCCGTCCGGCGCGCGCAGCGGGCGCACCGCCGGGTTCGCCATCGGGCTCGGCGCAGCACTCGCGCTCGCGCTCGTGCTGTTCGGCGTGCAGCGCTTTCTTTCACCGCGCGAACCGTCGCGAGCAGCGGCGCAGCTTACGCCGGCGCCCGCGACCGCCGCGCCGGCTCGGGCCGAAGCAAGACCGGCCGTACGCGCGCCGCCGCCGCTCGACGTGCAACAGAGCACCGCCGCGGTCGTTCAGACGTACTACGGTTTGTGGGACGCGCACCGGCTGCCCGAGGCGTACGCGCTGCTTTCCCGGCGCTATCAAGCCGAGCATCCGTACCCGTCCTGGTCCGCATCGCATTCGAGCGTCGTGCACATCAGCGTGCAGACCACCCCGACGAACGACCCGATGACGGTCACCGTGGTCGTTCGCTCCCTCGACCGAACGCCGTACGGAACGGCCGGCAGCGAGTACCAGGGCACCTGGCGGGCGGTATCGGAGGACGGGGTCACGCGGCTTGACCAAGTCGCGCTCGACCGCACGCGATGAAACCGCCGCGCGGCGAGCATTGCCGGCCTTGAAGCGGCAAGCGGCACTTGCGGTTCTTACCGGAGCCGCGCTGGCGCTGGTGGCCGCGTCCGGGGCACACGGGAATGCGCCGGTCTGGTACGCCGCCCGGGTCGACGGCGCGACGCACCTCGAGAGCGGCGCCGACACGGTCCTCCCCGCCGCGTCCGTGATCAAATTGCTGATCGCGTTGGCGCTTGTCGAGGAGGCGCACGCCGGACGTTTCAATCTGACTTCGCGAGTCTCGCTCGCCGCGCAAGACCAGGTCGGCGGCTCCGACCGCTTCGGCGCAGCCTCGCCGGGCAGCTACCCCGCCGCCGCGCTGCTCGATGCGATGCTGTCCGTGAGCGACAACACGGCTTCGAACGCGCTGCTGCGAGCGGTCGGAATGTCGCGCTGCAACCAGGTCGCCGCGGCGCACGGTTTGCGGTCGACCAGAATTCGCCGGCGCTTCTACGACTGGGCCGCGCAGCGCCGCGGGCTCGAAAACGAGACGACGGCGCGCGAAGCCGCTCAACTGTTGTTGCTCATCGCCGGCGAGGCTCGGCAGCGCTCCGGCGCGGTGGTCGCACGCCGGGCGATGAGCGCGCTGCTCGCGCAGACGGACCGTGAAACGATTCCGGCTGCGTTACCGAACCGTACCGGCATCGCCAACAAAACCGGCGAACTCCCCGGCGTCCGCAACGATGTCGCGATCGTCGGATACGGGCACTCCGACGCGTACGTCGTCGCCGTGTTGGATCGCTACGCAAGCGGAAACCGAACCGGCGCGGTCGCGGCGATCCGCGACGTCGTCCGCATGGTCGATCGACGGCTGCGCCGGGGTCTCTCACGGTGAGCGCAGGCCGAACGCCTTGAACAGCACGCGTTTCGGGCGCATTCCGTCGAACTCGCCGTAGTGGATGCGCTCCCAAGGACCCAGATCGAGCCGGCCTTCCGTCACCGGCACGATCACCTGGTGGCCGAGGAGCATCCGCTTGAGGTGCGCGTCGCCGTTGTCCTCGCCGGTGTGGTGGTGCGCGTAGTCC
Above is a genomic segment from Candidatus Eremiobacterota bacterium containing:
- a CDS encoding FHA domain-containing protein → MTNGPANGTERARGRLIGESGNFTGRTFPLDKERIVAGRDPAACDVVLPQPFISKTHAAFESDESGRTTVLDLGSKFGTFVNGERVTERVLLGGDRIGLGPDGLVAFRYAAGQTAGTPSADTSAADITTLVDRAEVEGTRTLHVERSRELRIGRAPDNDIVLNAASVSRHHAKLALDGSSGATLLDVGSTNGTYVNGELLREPRRIEPDDLVFVGGFLFKVDGQTIRQIDLSESRICAIGLSKQIKGEPVIDDISLAVLPGEFVGLMGPSGCGKSTLMDALDGLQPAPVGSVFLGDLDLYRNFNSVRRSIGHVPQHDILHDDLSVGRTLLYAARLRLPETATPTAKRVAVAKVLELVNLQHKVSTAFKNLSGGEQKRLSIAIELLTEPNFLFLDEPTSPLDPETTEDLMARFRKLADMGRTVVMITHKFEMFSSMDSVGFLAKGGRLAFFGPPRAALQYFGCTEPADIFRRMHHEPPEKLAKRYQTSPQYQTYVQRRVRQSALMHAPQNRTAAAAAPAKSSLFAQLKIWWTLTQRFAEIKLKDRRNTLLLLLQSPLVAFILVKISGTVAADGKTVAKTMFISAVIAVWFGANNAIREIVAELPIYKRERRFSLPIGPYVLSKFAVLSTIGAVQSFLFVFIVTKFGLLEAGDFSILWTILFVTTLGGISMGLFFSAVVNSTEKAVSILPLILIPQLLLSGFLTPIGNVYVNLKADKPASAAAYDRYVERGKPPDMEPIEKRDGLGAGQLLTTVVLARWSLDALLSVASLDNEATRDRVAEGVSVPAYASVLNGESASAIERAYKLGTVEDLAIIAAFSLALLPLTMWSLKRHDVL
- a CDS encoding protein kinase, translated to MIGDPLLGRVIGEKYRIDAEIGAGGMATIYRATRLHIGDAVAIKVLHSELLRDPQFAERFKREAQAAARLKHPNVVSIYDFGVSDDGVIYLVMELVEGPNLRTIIKDTGPMPVALAAEIIRQVCAALSEAERQHVVHRDIKPSNIAVESTPDGPRVKVLDFGIASLRSGGAATFFTQTGTALGTPAYMSPEQCLGEELDGRSDVYSVGVVLFEMLCGVAPFNSPTPTAVVMQHVQQAPPPLRILNASVSPAVEAVVLRSLVKRREDRYQTARDLADALTTAATGPRISLGPDTLATPAYAVRRLDATMVQPALAPAVPVGRSGGRASGVLIGLAVAAVLGLVGFGAQRAFFTHPATKTAAHTPARHRPQPARAAIARAPALRPPTAARSSDRYVVIACGAIVDLRTGLHWLVGPDTDFSWYAARAWAGSVSDCGTRWSLPSIRQLAALYDPAMSAGIGYAENGVHYPAHIDPIFSAIGHGSWIWSGEPGAYDNRARSFNFNQGLAIEDQPMRAVGIRVMVVRNPRAAPAANPLPYRPPAYARAGSPAETVRQYYARLNAHDFPGAYALLSPDFQAHFPFYRWRAGYATTLASTAEVPESTDPAHVPFRLVARDEKNGEIVTTVYDGAWALIPDGRGGWLLDEGRMGLVSDH
- a CDS encoding family 20 glycosylhydrolase, translated to MSAVAPAPPPVAAESFAPSVVPRPKELSPREGTYEWPATMRVVAAGREAKAGAGALERFARGAGIAVTETAERGHADVVLETARSSDTALGSEGYILKVRANGISLAANGAAGFNHAAQTLAQLTARAPSGRLQTHALEVRDWPAFGWRGIHLDVSRHYFPLETLKRYVDLAERYKLNVFHMHLTDDEGWRIEIKRRPLLTEVGSCTPDRRSCAYYTQTQIRELVAYARERNVEIVPEIDVPGHSGAATRSYPDLACEGGGDPSVLCPTEQTFAFLDDVLTEVVQLFPGPYVHVGGDEVSRRSWRSSAEVARLMRRNKWASYDALQAYFTQRLAGSLARQQRRAVVWDDALSGTVPPNTVIMAWRGEPAARLGLARGFDVVAVPDGPLYFDGYQGDPEQEPSAMRFRATLEQVYRYRPVARSPAGGHGIVGMQANVWTEQIATPDHLFYMLLPRELALAETAWAGSDAAEWLGFQRRLPAQLQWLSANGYRFRIPDVAFTFSGGAVRFAPQGTSVQSARAYTSASSLRLALDAPVAGEIRFTTDGTLPTARAQKYAAPVALRLAPGEAVVVQAAAFVDGRRGPIGRCTVRRTATLPPPNQTYSSWTALISDQRPGIYVPPRFP